The Ahaetulla prasina isolate Xishuangbanna chromosome 11, ASM2864084v1, whole genome shotgun sequence genome contains a region encoding:
- the HDAC8 gene encoding histone deacetylase 8 isoform X1: MDGSAPPPPVYVYGAEYVARCDALCKVPRRASMVHALVEAYSLLQHMRVIQPRPARMEEMAAFHTDAYLQHLQQVSEDGDEDHPDSAEFGLGYDCPASKGVFEYAAAVGGATLTAARCLVEEKGRVAINWAGGWHHAKKDEASGFCYLNDAVLGILQLRRRFDRVLYVDLDLHHGDGLPEKARMPDAERELGKTDSGSGTKGISLFAVCAGVEDAFSFTSKVMTVSLHKFAPGFFPGTGDVTEVGLGKGRYYSVNVPLQDGIRNETYYQICEAVLKDVHAAFHPEAVVLQLGADTIAGDPMCAFNLTPEGIGKCLNYVLQWQLPTLILGGGGYHLANTARCWTYLTGVILGKTLPSEIPDHEFFTEYGPDYVLEITPSCRPDRNEPQRIQELLGCVKAHLKHVT, from the exons ATGGACGGCTCGGCCCCGCCGCCGCCGGTGTACGTGTACGGCGCCGAGTACGTGGCGCGATGCGACGCCCTGTGCAAGGTCCCGCGGCGG GCCAGCATGGTGCACGCGCTGGTGGAAGCCTACTCGCTGCTGCAGCACATGAG GGTCATCCAGCCGCGCCCCGCCCGCATGGAGGAGATGGCGGCCTTCCACACCGACGCCTACCTGCAGCACCTGCAGCAGGTCAGCGAGGACGGCGACGAGGACCACCCGGACTCCGCCGAGTTCGGACTCG GCTACGACTGCCCGGCCAGCAAGGGCGTCTTCGAGTACGCGGCGGCGGTCGGCGGGGCCACCCTGACGGCGGCGCGGTGCCTGGTGGAGGAGAAGGGCCGGGTGGCCATCAACTGGGCCGGCGGCTGGCACCACGCCAAGAA GGACGAAGCTTCGGGCTTCTGCTATCTGAACGATGCGGTGCTGGGCATCCTACAGCTGCGCCGGAGATTTGACCGGGTTCTCTACGTTGACCTCGACTTGCATCACGGGGACG gactacctgaaaaggCCCGAATGCCGGATGCTGAACGGGAGCTGGGCAAGACCGACTCCGGGTCGGGAACAAAGGGCATCTCCCTCTTTGCTGTCTGCGCAGGTGTTGAAGACGCTTTCAGCTTCACCTCCAAAGTCATGACGGTGTCTCTGCACAAGTTTGCTCCTGGATTTTTCCCAG GAACAGGAGACGTGACAGAGGTGGGCTTGGGGAAGGGGCGCTACTACAGCGTCAATGTGCCCCTTCAGGATGGCATCAGGAACGAGACATACTATCAGATCTGTGAGGC GGTGCTAAAGGATGTGCATGCTGCTTTCCACCCTGAAGCCGTAGTCCTGCAATTGGGAGCAGATACGATTGCGGGCGACCCCATGTGTGCATTCAACCTGACCCCGGAGGGGATTGGCAAGTGCCTGAATTATGTGCTACAATGGCAGCTGCCGACCCTTATTCTGGGGGGAG GAGGCTATCACCTTGCTAACACTGCTCGCTGCTGGACATACCTGACTGGAGTCATTCTGGGAAAAACGTTGCCCTCTGAAATTCCCGATCATGAG TTCTTCACGGAATATGGCCCCGACTACGTGCTGGAAATCACTCCAAGCTGCCGGCCAGACCGGAACGAGCCTCAGCGCATTCAGGAGCTCCTTGGCTGTGTGAAAG CACACCTGAAACATGTGACTTAG
- the HDAC8 gene encoding histone deacetylase 8 isoform X5 yields the protein MDGSAPPPPVYVYGAEYVARCDALCKVPRRASMVHALVEAYSLLQHMRVIQPRPARMEEMAAFHTDAYLQHLQQVSEDGDEDHPDSAEFGLGYDCPASKGVFEYAAAVGGATLTAARCLVEEKGRVAINWAGGWHHAKKDEASGFCYLNDAVLGILQLRRRFDRVLYVDLDLHHGDVPISIVN from the exons ATGGACGGCTCGGCCCCGCCGCCGCCGGTGTACGTGTACGGCGCCGAGTACGTGGCGCGATGCGACGCCCTGTGCAAGGTCCCGCGGCGG GCCAGCATGGTGCACGCGCTGGTGGAAGCCTACTCGCTGCTGCAGCACATGAG GGTCATCCAGCCGCGCCCCGCCCGCATGGAGGAGATGGCGGCCTTCCACACCGACGCCTACCTGCAGCACCTGCAGCAGGTCAGCGAGGACGGCGACGAGGACCACCCGGACTCCGCCGAGTTCGGACTCG GCTACGACTGCCCGGCCAGCAAGGGCGTCTTCGAGTACGCGGCGGCGGTCGGCGGGGCCACCCTGACGGCGGCGCGGTGCCTGGTGGAGGAGAAGGGCCGGGTGGCCATCAACTGGGCCGGCGGCTGGCACCACGCCAAGAA GGACGAAGCTTCGGGCTTCTGCTATCTGAACGATGCGGTGCTGGGCATCCTACAGCTGCGCCGGAGATTTGACCGGGTTCTCTACGTTGACCTCGACTTGCATCACGGGGACG TCCCAATTTCCAttgttaactga
- the HDAC8 gene encoding histone deacetylase 8 isoform X4 — MDGSAPPPPVYVYGAEYVARCDALCKVPRRASMVHALVEAYSLLQHMRVIQPRPARMEEMAAFHTDAYLQHLQQVSEDGDEDHPDSAEFGLGYDCPASKGVFEYAAAVGGATLTAARCLVEEKGRVAINWAGGWHHAKKDEASGFCYLNDAVLGILQLRRRFDRVLYVDLDLHHGDGVEDAFSFTSKVMTVSLHKFAPGFFPGTGDVTEVGLGKGRYYSVNVPLQDGIRNETYYQICEAVLKDVHAAFHPEAVVLQLGADTIAGDPMCAFNLTPEGIGKCLNYVLQWQLPTLILGGGGYHLANTARCWTYLTGVILGKTLPSEIPDHEFFTEYGPDYVLEITPSCRPDRNEPQRIQELLGCVKAHLKHVT; from the exons ATGGACGGCTCGGCCCCGCCGCCGCCGGTGTACGTGTACGGCGCCGAGTACGTGGCGCGATGCGACGCCCTGTGCAAGGTCCCGCGGCGG GCCAGCATGGTGCACGCGCTGGTGGAAGCCTACTCGCTGCTGCAGCACATGAG GGTCATCCAGCCGCGCCCCGCCCGCATGGAGGAGATGGCGGCCTTCCACACCGACGCCTACCTGCAGCACCTGCAGCAGGTCAGCGAGGACGGCGACGAGGACCACCCGGACTCCGCCGAGTTCGGACTCG GCTACGACTGCCCGGCCAGCAAGGGCGTCTTCGAGTACGCGGCGGCGGTCGGCGGGGCCACCCTGACGGCGGCGCGGTGCCTGGTGGAGGAGAAGGGCCGGGTGGCCATCAACTGGGCCGGCGGCTGGCACCACGCCAAGAA GGACGAAGCTTCGGGCTTCTGCTATCTGAACGATGCGGTGCTGGGCATCCTACAGCTGCGCCGGAGATTTGACCGGGTTCTCTACGTTGACCTCGACTTGCATCACGGGGACG GTGTTGAAGACGCTTTCAGCTTCACCTCCAAAGTCATGACGGTGTCTCTGCACAAGTTTGCTCCTGGATTTTTCCCAG GAACAGGAGACGTGACAGAGGTGGGCTTGGGGAAGGGGCGCTACTACAGCGTCAATGTGCCCCTTCAGGATGGCATCAGGAACGAGACATACTATCAGATCTGTGAGGC GGTGCTAAAGGATGTGCATGCTGCTTTCCACCCTGAAGCCGTAGTCCTGCAATTGGGAGCAGATACGATTGCGGGCGACCCCATGTGTGCATTCAACCTGACCCCGGAGGGGATTGGCAAGTGCCTGAATTATGTGCTACAATGGCAGCTGCCGACCCTTATTCTGGGGGGAG GAGGCTATCACCTTGCTAACACTGCTCGCTGCTGGACATACCTGACTGGAGTCATTCTGGGAAAAACGTTGCCCTCTGAAATTCCCGATCATGAG TTCTTCACGGAATATGGCCCCGACTACGTGCTGGAAATCACTCCAAGCTGCCGGCCAGACCGGAACGAGCCTCAGCGCATTCAGGAGCTCCTTGGCTGTGTGAAAG CACACCTGAAACATGTGACTTAG
- the HDAC8 gene encoding histone deacetylase 8 isoform X2, which produces MDGSAPPPPVYVYGAEYVARCDALCKVPRRASMVHALVEAYSLLQHMRVIQPRPARMEEMAAFHTDAYLQHLQQVSEDGDEDHPDSAEFGLGYDCPASKGVFEYAAAVGGATLTAARCLVEEKGRVAINWAGGWHHAKKDEASGFCYLNDAVLGILQLRRRFDRVLYVDLDLHHGDGLPEKARMPDAERELGKTDSGSGTKGISLFAVCAGVEDAFSFTSKVMTVSLHKFAPGFFPGTGDVTEVGLGKGRYYSVNVPLQDGIRNETYYQICEAVLKDVHAAFHPEAVVLQLGADTIAGDPMCAFNLTPEGIGGYHLANTARCWTYLTGVILGKTLPSEIPDHEFFTEYGPDYVLEITPSCRPDRNEPQRIQELLGCVKAHLKHVT; this is translated from the exons ATGGACGGCTCGGCCCCGCCGCCGCCGGTGTACGTGTACGGCGCCGAGTACGTGGCGCGATGCGACGCCCTGTGCAAGGTCCCGCGGCGG GCCAGCATGGTGCACGCGCTGGTGGAAGCCTACTCGCTGCTGCAGCACATGAG GGTCATCCAGCCGCGCCCCGCCCGCATGGAGGAGATGGCGGCCTTCCACACCGACGCCTACCTGCAGCACCTGCAGCAGGTCAGCGAGGACGGCGACGAGGACCACCCGGACTCCGCCGAGTTCGGACTCG GCTACGACTGCCCGGCCAGCAAGGGCGTCTTCGAGTACGCGGCGGCGGTCGGCGGGGCCACCCTGACGGCGGCGCGGTGCCTGGTGGAGGAGAAGGGCCGGGTGGCCATCAACTGGGCCGGCGGCTGGCACCACGCCAAGAA GGACGAAGCTTCGGGCTTCTGCTATCTGAACGATGCGGTGCTGGGCATCCTACAGCTGCGCCGGAGATTTGACCGGGTTCTCTACGTTGACCTCGACTTGCATCACGGGGACG gactacctgaaaaggCCCGAATGCCGGATGCTGAACGGGAGCTGGGCAAGACCGACTCCGGGTCGGGAACAAAGGGCATCTCCCTCTTTGCTGTCTGCGCAGGTGTTGAAGACGCTTTCAGCTTCACCTCCAAAGTCATGACGGTGTCTCTGCACAAGTTTGCTCCTGGATTTTTCCCAG GAACAGGAGACGTGACAGAGGTGGGCTTGGGGAAGGGGCGCTACTACAGCGTCAATGTGCCCCTTCAGGATGGCATCAGGAACGAGACATACTATCAGATCTGTGAGGC GGTGCTAAAGGATGTGCATGCTGCTTTCCACCCTGAAGCCGTAGTCCTGCAATTGGGAGCAGATACGATTGCGGGCGACCCCATGTGTGCATTCAACCTGACCCCGGAGGGGATTG GAGGCTATCACCTTGCTAACACTGCTCGCTGCTGGACATACCTGACTGGAGTCATTCTGGGAAAAACGTTGCCCTCTGAAATTCCCGATCATGAG TTCTTCACGGAATATGGCCCCGACTACGTGCTGGAAATCACTCCAAGCTGCCGGCCAGACCGGAACGAGCCTCAGCGCATTCAGGAGCTCCTTGGCTGTGTGAAAG CACACCTGAAACATGTGACTTAG
- the HDAC8 gene encoding histone deacetylase 8 isoform X3, whose protein sequence is MVHALVEAYSLLQHMRVIQPRPARMEEMAAFHTDAYLQHLQQVSEDGDEDHPDSAEFGLGYDCPASKGVFEYAAAVGGATLTAARCLVEEKGRVAINWAGGWHHAKKDEASGFCYLNDAVLGILQLRRRFDRVLYVDLDLHHGDGLPEKARMPDAERELGKTDSGSGTKGISLFAVCAGVEDAFSFTSKVMTVSLHKFAPGFFPGTGDVTEVGLGKGRYYSVNVPLQDGIRNETYYQICEAVLKDVHAAFHPEAVVLQLGADTIAGDPMCAFNLTPEGIGKCLNYVLQWQLPTLILGGGGYHLANTARCWTYLTGVILGKTLPSEIPDHEFFTEYGPDYVLEITPSCRPDRNEPQRIQELLGCVKAHLKHVT, encoded by the exons ATGGTGCACGCGCTGGTGGAAGCCTACTCGCTGCTGCAGCACATGAG GGTCATCCAGCCGCGCCCCGCCCGCATGGAGGAGATGGCGGCCTTCCACACCGACGCCTACCTGCAGCACCTGCAGCAGGTCAGCGAGGACGGCGACGAGGACCACCCGGACTCCGCCGAGTTCGGACTCG GCTACGACTGCCCGGCCAGCAAGGGCGTCTTCGAGTACGCGGCGGCGGTCGGCGGGGCCACCCTGACGGCGGCGCGGTGCCTGGTGGAGGAGAAGGGCCGGGTGGCCATCAACTGGGCCGGCGGCTGGCACCACGCCAAGAA GGACGAAGCTTCGGGCTTCTGCTATCTGAACGATGCGGTGCTGGGCATCCTACAGCTGCGCCGGAGATTTGACCGGGTTCTCTACGTTGACCTCGACTTGCATCACGGGGACG gactacctgaaaaggCCCGAATGCCGGATGCTGAACGGGAGCTGGGCAAGACCGACTCCGGGTCGGGAACAAAGGGCATCTCCCTCTTTGCTGTCTGCGCAGGTGTTGAAGACGCTTTCAGCTTCACCTCCAAAGTCATGACGGTGTCTCTGCACAAGTTTGCTCCTGGATTTTTCCCAG GAACAGGAGACGTGACAGAGGTGGGCTTGGGGAAGGGGCGCTACTACAGCGTCAATGTGCCCCTTCAGGATGGCATCAGGAACGAGACATACTATCAGATCTGTGAGGC GGTGCTAAAGGATGTGCATGCTGCTTTCCACCCTGAAGCCGTAGTCCTGCAATTGGGAGCAGATACGATTGCGGGCGACCCCATGTGTGCATTCAACCTGACCCCGGAGGGGATTGGCAAGTGCCTGAATTATGTGCTACAATGGCAGCTGCCGACCCTTATTCTGGGGGGAG GAGGCTATCACCTTGCTAACACTGCTCGCTGCTGGACATACCTGACTGGAGTCATTCTGGGAAAAACGTTGCCCTCTGAAATTCCCGATCATGAG TTCTTCACGGAATATGGCCCCGACTACGTGCTGGAAATCACTCCAAGCTGCCGGCCAGACCGGAACGAGCCTCAGCGCATTCAGGAGCTCCTTGGCTGTGTGAAAG CACACCTGAAACATGTGACTTAG
- the HDAC8 gene encoding histone deacetylase 8 isoform X6 encodes MDGSAPPPPVYVYGAEYVARCDALCKVPRRASMVHALVEAYSLLQHMRVIQPRPARMEEMAAFHTDAYLQHLQQVSEDGDEDHPDSAEFGLGYDCPASKGVFEYAAAVGGATLTAARCLVEEKGRVAINWAGGWHHAKKDEASGFCYLNDAVLGILQLRRRFDRVLYVDLDLHHGDGPNAGC; translated from the exons ATGGACGGCTCGGCCCCGCCGCCGCCGGTGTACGTGTACGGCGCCGAGTACGTGGCGCGATGCGACGCCCTGTGCAAGGTCCCGCGGCGG GCCAGCATGGTGCACGCGCTGGTGGAAGCCTACTCGCTGCTGCAGCACATGAG GGTCATCCAGCCGCGCCCCGCCCGCATGGAGGAGATGGCGGCCTTCCACACCGACGCCTACCTGCAGCACCTGCAGCAGGTCAGCGAGGACGGCGACGAGGACCACCCGGACTCCGCCGAGTTCGGACTCG GCTACGACTGCCCGGCCAGCAAGGGCGTCTTCGAGTACGCGGCGGCGGTCGGCGGGGCCACCCTGACGGCGGCGCGGTGCCTGGTGGAGGAGAAGGGCCGGGTGGCCATCAACTGGGCCGGCGGCTGGCACCACGCCAAGAA GGACGAAGCTTCGGGCTTCTGCTATCTGAACGATGCGGTGCTGGGCATCCTACAGCTGCGCCGGAGATTTGACCGGGTTCTCTACGTTGACCTCGACTTGCATCACGGGGACG gCCCGAATGCCGGATGCTGA